GTTGTTTTTCCTGAACCTTGAAGACCTGCCATCAAAATTGTGGTCGGTGGTTTTGAAGCATAAATAAAACCTTGATTTCCCTCGACTGTGAGAATCTTTGTCAAATTAGACTCAATTGATTTAAGGAAATTTTCTTGACCAATTCCTGCTTCTTTTGTGTCTAATTCAACATCTTTAATTAGCTCCTTGACAACTTTGTGATGAACATCTGCTTTTAAAAGTGATTTTTTTAGTTCAGCAACTGCTTTTTTGAGTGCATTTGCATCATCAAAACTTTTTAATTTTTTAACAGCTCCCGTGAACGATGAGGTCAGCGATTCAAACATCAGTTTCTCCTTTTCTTGCTATAAATAGTGATGAAATTCCCATTGAGAAAGAACGGTTTTCTAAAACTTCAAATCCAACTTTTTGTAATTCAGAAACCATTTGTTCAGAATCCACAAAATCCGTAATTGAGTCTGGTAAATATTGATAAGCTTCCTTATCTCCAGAAATCATACCGCCAACTTTTGGTAAAACAGTATTCATGTAAAAGTCTCTCATTTTTGTCGCAAAAGAGTTCTTCTTGTCTTTTGTGAATTCAAGAATGACAAGCAGACCTCCACTTTTTAAATTTGCATAAAATTCTTCAAAAGCTTTTTCCCGCTCAACAACATTTCTAATTCCGTAAGAAATTGAGATGATGTCCGCACTTTCTCGATTGATTCCCATTTCCGTAGCAGATGCAATTTTAAATTCAAATTGTGGAAATTTTTTCTGTCCAACTTTTACCATTTCAGTTGATGGATCAATTCCAACAACATGAGAAATGGAGACATCTTTTCGTCGTGCAACATTTTCCCAAAAGTCCATCATATCGCCTGTTCCACAAGCAACATCAACAATTAATTCAACTTTGTCTCTATCGTAAATCGAAAAGGCAATTTCCGCACCCTTTTTTCTCCAATTTTTATCAACACCAAAACTTAAAACACGATTTGCAATATCATAAGTCGATGC
The nucleotide sequence above comes from Thiovulum sp. ES. Encoded proteins:
- a CDS encoding signal recognition particle GTPase (PFAM: SRP54-type protein, helical bundle domain); the encoded protein is MFESLTSSFTGAVKKLKSFDDANALKKAVAELKKSLLKADVHHKVVKELIKDVELDTKEAGIGQENFLKSIESNLTKILTVEGNQGFIYASKPPTTILMAGLQGSGKTT
- a CDS encoding methylase involved in ubiquinone/menaquinone biosynthesis (PFAM: ubiE/COQ5 methyltransferase family~TIGRFAM: ubiquinone/menaquinone biosynthesis methyltransferases), producing MEKQQKIVSMFNNIASTYDIANRVLSFGVDKNWRKKGAEIAFSIYDRDKVELIVDVACGTGDMMDFWENVARRKDVSISHVVGIDPSTEMVKVGQKKFPQFEFKIASATEMGINRESADIISISYGIRNVVEREKAFEEFYANLKSGGLLVILEFTKDKKNSFATKMRDFYMNTVLPKVGGMISGDKEAYQYLPDSITDFVDSEQMVSELQKVGFEVLENRSFSMGISSLFIARKGETDV